Proteins from a genomic interval of Bacillota bacterium:
- a CDS encoding DUF4321 domain-containing protein: protein MARGRNPWILVVLMILGGLAGSVVGRILSPTFPFLDNMLTAGLAPGVLDLRFMTVTFGFSLSIGPLTLLGFLLGYLVYRNT from the coding sequence ATGGCGAGAGGCAGGAACCCGTGGATCCTGGTCGTGTTGATGATCCTTGGTGGTTTGGCGGGTAGCGTGGTGGGCCGGATTCTGAGCCCGACGTTCCCCTTTTTGGACAATATGCTGACCGCCGGATTAGCCCCCGGGGTTTTGGATCTGCGGTTTATGACGGTCACCTTCGGGTTTTCCCTGTCGATCGGGCCACTTACCCTCCTCGGTTTTCTATTGGGGTATCTGGTCTACCGGAATACTTGA
- the radC gene encoding DNA repair protein RadC, whose amino-acid sequence MAVEYHLTIKKMAAELRPRERLAAHGVQSLSDAELLAILLRSGTVTATAIDLANQILSRFGGLRGLTEAGIEELQAVKGVGPAKSAEVRAAFELGRRAACRPGEWQPTVRTPEEAAGLVMEEMRYFDREHFWALVLNTKNRVLAVEKISIGTLNSSSVHPRELFKNAIRRSAAAVILIHNHPSGDPTPSPQDVELTQRLFEAGEIVGIRVLDHIVIGDNKFTSLKLEGLF is encoded by the coding sequence TTGGCTGTCGAATACCACCTAACGATAAAGAAGATGGCCGCGGAGCTTCGTCCGCGTGAACGGCTGGCGGCGCACGGTGTGCAGTCCCTTTCGGACGCCGAGCTCCTGGCAATCCTGCTCCGGAGCGGAACGGTCACCGCCACGGCGATCGACCTGGCCAACCAGATATTAAGCCGCTTCGGCGGCCTGCGGGGGCTGACGGAGGCCGGGATCGAGGAGTTGCAGGCCGTCAAGGGCGTCGGCCCGGCGAAATCGGCCGAGGTCCGGGCGGCCTTTGAACTGGGCCGGCGGGCCGCCTGTCGCCCCGGGGAGTGGCAGCCGACCGTGCGCACCCCCGAAGAGGCGGCCGGGCTGGTGATGGAAGAGATGCGGTACTTTGACCGGGAGCACTTCTGGGCGCTGGTCCTGAATACCAAGAACCGGGTTTTGGCAGTGGAGAAGATCTCGATCGGCACCCTGAACTCTTCCAGCGTCCACCCGCGGGAGTTGTTTAAAAACGCGATTCGGCGCAGCGCCGCCGCAGTGATCCTGATTCACAATCATCCGAGCGGCGATCCGACCCCGAGCCCGCAGGACGTCGAACTGACGCAGCGGCTTTTCGAGGCCGGGGAAATAGTCGGGATTCGGGTCCTAGATCACATCGTCATCGGAGATAATAAGTTCACCAGTCTGAAATTGGAAGGGCTTTTCTAG
- a CDS encoding Maf family protein — translation MFRIVLASASPRRRALLQSLGLEFEVLPAGVDEVFTGPDPANVAESLAEHKARAVACRVGDGLVLGADTVVFQRGRFFGKPDGPEEAAAMLTVLQGDTHEVLTGVSLIRMPDGHAVTGHERTRVHFRAMTRQEIEWYAATGEPLDKAGAYAIQGLGGLFVRGIEGCWFNVVGLPLPLLRGLFHRQGLDLLSLVGVNWSPSGRR, via the coding sequence ATGTTCCGGATTGTCCTGGCTTCGGCCTCCCCCCGGCGGCGGGCACTGCTGCAAAGCCTCGGCTTGGAGTTCGAGGTGCTTCCCGCCGGGGTTGATGAGGTCTTTACCGGGCCGGATCCGGCGAACGTGGCGGAAAGCCTGGCCGAACACAAGGCCCGGGCGGTGGCCTGCCGGGTTGGCGACGGTTTGGTCCTTGGGGCCGACACCGTAGTGTTCCAGCGGGGGCGGTTCTTCGGAAAGCCGGACGGACCGGAGGAAGCCGCCGCGATGTTGACCGTCTTGCAGGGCGACACCCACGAAGTGCTCACCGGGGTGAGCTTGATCCGGATGCCGGACGGGCACGCAGTCACCGGTCACGAACGGACGCGCGTCCACTTCCGGGCGATGACCCGGCAAGAAATCGAATGGTACGCGGCCACCGGGGAACCGCTGGACAAGGCCGGAGCCTACGCGATCCAGGGACTGGGCGGTCTTTTCGTGCGGGGCATCGAGGGCTGCTGGTTCAACGTGGTCGGTCTGCCCCTGCCGCTTTTGAGGGGGCTTTTCCACCGGCAGGGGTTGGACCTTTTGAGCCTGGTTGGTGTGAATTGGAGTCCCTCCGGACGGAGGTAG
- a CDS encoding RidA family protein, translated as MSAEERCRTLGLTIPEPPPPVAAYVPGVRAGQLVFTSGQLPVTGGEVVFRGRIGADLSPADGYEAARLCALNCLGVIRSVAGSLDLVEQVIWLTGYVRSAPGFEGQPGVVNGASELVLAVFGEAGRHARAALGVAELPLGAAVELTMVVRLRDEL; from the coding sequence ATGTCAGCGGAAGAAAGATGCCGGACCCTGGGACTGACCATCCCCGAGCCCCCGCCGCCCGTGGCCGCCTATGTGCCGGGAGTGCGAGCGGGGCAACTGGTTTTCACTTCGGGGCAACTTCCCGTAACCGGGGGGGAAGTCGTTTTCCGGGGACGCATCGGTGCCGATTTGTCCCCGGCGGATGGGTACGAGGCGGCCCGGCTTTGTGCGCTTAACTGCCTGGGGGTCATCCGGAGCGTGGCCGGCAGCCTGGACCTGGTGGAGCAGGTGATTTGGCTCACCGGCTACGTGCGCAGCGCCCCTGGTTTCGAGGGGCAGCCCGGAGTGGTGAACGGCGCTTCGGAGTTGGTGCTGGCGGTCTTTGGAGAGGCCGGGCGTCACGCCCGGGCCGCGCTGGGGGTGGCCGAGCTGCCGCTCGGCGCGGCGGTGGAACTGACAATGGTCGTCAGGTTGCGGGACGAACTGTAG